The following proteins are encoded in a genomic region of Bosea beijingensis:
- a CDS encoding STAS domain-containing protein gives MVITVSLPPFLGRTEAATFRNQLLVALEQRESIAVECAEAGPLPSLWIQLLHSAASSAAARGLSVTLKAASEECRESLRAIGFDAAHSALVLE, from the coding sequence ATGGTCATCACCGTCTCGCTTCCCCCTTTCCTCGGCCGGACCGAGGCCGCGACGTTCCGCAACCAGTTGCTGGTGGCGCTGGAACAGCGGGAAAGCATTGCCGTCGAGTGCGCCGAGGCCGGCCCGCTGCCCAGCCTCTGGATCCAGCTTCTCCATTCCGCAGCCTCCAGCGCCGCCGCGCGGGGGCTTTCGGTCACGCTCAAGGCGGCTTCCGAGGAATGCCGCGAATCCTTGCGGGCGATCGGCTTCGATGCCGCTCACAGCGCTCTCGTTCTGGAGTGA
- a CDS encoding response regulator, whose amino-acid sequence MKILAIDDTKTLLSLLSLTLRNAGHEVAEAENGEDGLNKFDQFRPDLVITDLNMPIMDGIEFTRACRSRPAGQNTPIIVLTTENGAEIKAEGRRAGASAWMVKPFEPNTLLGLVARYQN is encoded by the coding sequence ATGAAAATCCTGGCGATCGACGATACCAAGACACTGCTCAGCCTGCTCAGCCTGACGCTCCGCAATGCCGGCCATGAAGTGGCGGAGGCCGAGAATGGCGAGGACGGCCTCAACAAGTTCGACCAGTTCCGCCCCGATCTGGTGATCACCGATCTCAACATGCCGATCATGGACGGCATCGAATTCACGCGCGCCTGCCGTTCGCGCCCTGCCGGGCAGAACACGCCGATCATCGTGCTGACCACGGAGAACGGCGCAGAGATCAAGGCGGAAGGCCGCCGCGCCGGCGCCAGCGCCTGGATGGTCAAGCCCTTCGAACCCAATACGCTGCTCGGCCTCGTCGCGCGCTACCAGAACTGA
- a CDS encoding chemotaxis protein CheW has product MTMSLQLGEKHFSSAQPESAARRIVTFKVGDRTFGIDVGMVREIKGWQATTPLPHAAPHVRGVLNLRGVILAVYDLRTAIGLGATEATATHVIVVVDVEDKTAGLLVDSVSDIVDVPVSAVRPAPDLERDEHGLIEGLVLLDTDIVALLDLAAVIRDGGAETQLKTSRAA; this is encoded by the coding sequence ATGACCATGAGCCTTCAACTCGGCGAAAAGCACTTCTCGTCGGCGCAGCCTGAATCGGCCGCGCGCCGGATCGTGACCTTCAAGGTCGGCGACCGCACCTTCGGCATCGATGTCGGCATGGTCCGCGAGATCAAGGGCTGGCAGGCGACGACGCCGCTGCCGCATGCGGCCCCGCATGTGCGGGGCGTGCTGAACCTGCGCGGTGTCATCCTCGCGGTCTACGACCTGCGCACCGCGATCGGGCTCGGCGCGACCGAAGCCACCGCGACCCATGTCATCGTCGTCGTCGATGTCGAGGACAAGACGGCCGGCCTGCTGGTCGACTCGGTCTCCGATATCGTCGACGTGCCGGTTTCCGCGGTTCGTCCTGCTCCCGACCTGGAGCGCGACGAGCACGGCCTGATCGAAGGCCTCGTCCTGCTCGATACCGATATCGTGGCGCTGCTCGATCTCGCAGCGGTGATCCGCGACGGCGGCGCCGAGACCCAGCTCAAGACCAGCCGGGCCGCCTGA
- a CDS encoding response regulator encodes MHIAPSFPNLSVLLIDPSPHYRRIVRTMLYQAQLNRIFEASDLSSAASTFIQKQPNIVILDWDMPEGNSVKCLAAIRSFRTSPFAKAPVLIMMERPDRRSVVQAAKLGAHEIVTKPISPNNLWLHLSGVINVPRKYREAEGKITLVPRAISNAIF; translated from the coding sequence ATGCATATAGCGCCTTCCTTCCCGAACCTCTCGGTGCTGCTCATCGATCCGAGCCCGCATTACCGCCGGATCGTGCGCACCATGCTGTACCAGGCGCAGCTCAATCGCATCTTCGAGGCGTCCGACCTTTCCTCGGCCGCCTCGACCTTCATCCAGAAGCAGCCGAACATCGTCATCCTCGACTGGGACATGCCGGAGGGGAACAGCGTCAAGTGCCTGGCGGCGATCCGCTCCTTCAGGACCTCGCCCTTCGCCAAGGCACCCGTACTGATCATGATGGAGCGGCCCGACCGGCGCTCGGTCGTGCAGGCGGCGAAGCTCGGCGCGCATGAGATCGTCACCAAGCCGATCTCGCCCAACAATCTCTGGCTTCACCTGTCGGGCGTCATCAACGTACCCCGCAAATACAGGGAGGCCGAGGGCAAGATCACGCTGGTGCCGCGCGCGATCAGCAACGCCATCTTCTGA
- a CDS encoding chemotaxis protein CheA, with protein MDPLAELKQTFFQECEELLGALEQKLQALDEGSTDSEDVNAAFRAIHSIKGGAGAFGCTELVGFAHVFEASLDHLRSGRVAIEDAPFTLFLRCADAVADLVSAARNDEPATERPDLLAALEQVGKEPQASVAAPPPAPAAPAPAPAAPIADNDAPIGIAALGNLLAMVEAKTAAPAVAADDGWDDEPVAAPAPASNKPGRDVHLRITPEQDLFRRVIEPRVVLGSLPADDIVSIRCDLSQVPPLESLDVSDCWMRFDVDLRTELSVEDLHGRFDFSLANEEFEISFPEPEAVIDAPQAAEEPTSEPEVSSAVAADLSAILAKLGAAPNVASEPDIQPAPAPIAAVASAVAVEPAVVRAAPRAPAAPDTSARQRQAVSVRVDLDRIDKLMNLVGEIVITQSMLVECVRSLPYDVHAKTAEGMLTLSRQTRELQDHVMAVRAQPVKAVFQRMPRLVRELAQTLGKEVRLVLEGENTEVDKTIIEELADPLTHMIRNSMDHGLETPDERVEAGKPREGTIKLVAEHRAGRIVISVTDDGRGIGRDRLLAKARSRGLVGADERLQPEEIDQLIFAAGLSTAEVVSDVSGRGVGMDVVRRNVESLGGRISVDSEPGRGCKFTLALPLTLAVLEGMVIRCGDDRYVIPIASVIETQHLASTPIERLPFGQEVLRWRGEVTPLYRLGDVMGSMGKTNENIVIIAENERGNNVGIAVDEIVGQQQVVVKSLEANYGAVNGASAATILGDGLVALILDIDSMLRLAASGSRNTQSDLKMAG; from the coding sequence ATGGATCCGTTGGCAGAACTCAAGCAGACCTTCTTCCAGGAATGCGAAGAACTCCTCGGCGCGCTGGAGCAGAAGCTCCAGGCCCTCGACGAGGGTTCCACCGATTCCGAGGACGTCAATGCCGCTTTCCGCGCCATTCACTCGATCAAGGGTGGCGCGGGTGCCTTCGGCTGCACGGAGCTGGTCGGCTTCGCGCATGTCTTCGAGGCTTCGCTCGATCATCTGAGGTCCGGCCGCGTCGCCATCGAGGACGCGCCGTTCACGCTGTTCCTGCGCTGCGCCGACGCCGTCGCCGATCTGGTTTCCGCGGCTCGAAACGATGAGCCCGCGACCGAGCGCCCGGACCTGCTGGCCGCGCTCGAACAGGTCGGCAAGGAGCCGCAGGCCTCGGTTGCCGCGCCCCCGCCGGCTCCCGCTGCGCCAGCTCCGGCGCCGGCCGCTCCCATCGCCGACAACGACGCACCGATCGGGATCGCCGCACTCGGCAATCTGCTCGCCATGGTCGAGGCGAAGACGGCGGCTCCGGCCGTCGCTGCCGATGACGGCTGGGACGACGAGCCGGTCGCTGCGCCTGCGCCCGCTTCGAACAAGCCCGGCCGCGACGTCCATCTGCGTATCACGCCGGAGCAGGACCTCTTCCGCCGGGTGATCGAGCCGCGCGTTGTGCTCGGCTCGCTGCCGGCCGACGATATCGTCTCGATCCGCTGCGACCTGAGCCAGGTGCCGCCGCTCGAAAGCCTCGACGTCAGCGATTGCTGGATGCGCTTCGACGTGGACCTGCGGACCGAACTCTCGGTCGAGGACCTGCACGGCCGCTTCGATTTCAGCCTCGCAAACGAGGAATTCGAGATCAGCTTCCCCGAGCCGGAAGCCGTGATCGACGCTCCGCAGGCCGCCGAAGAACCGACTTCCGAGCCGGAAGTCTCCAGCGCCGTCGCTGCCGACCTCTCCGCGATCCTCGCCAAGCTCGGCGCGGCGCCGAACGTGGCGAGCGAGCCCGATATCCAGCCTGCTCCGGCCCCGATTGCCGCCGTCGCCTCGGCTGTCGCCGTCGAGCCTGCCGTTGTTCGCGCCGCGCCGCGCGCCCCGGCCGCCCCCGACACTTCGGCGCGCCAGCGCCAGGCGGTCAGCGTCCGCGTTGACCTCGACCGTATCGACAAGCTGATGAACCTCGTCGGCGAGATCGTCATTACCCAGTCGATGCTGGTCGAATGCGTGCGCTCGCTGCCTTACGACGTCCACGCCAAGACCGCCGAGGGCATGCTGACGCTCTCGCGCCAGACGCGCGAATTGCAGGACCACGTCATGGCGGTCCGCGCCCAGCCGGTGAAAGCCGTGTTCCAGCGCATGCCGCGCCTGGTGCGCGAACTCGCCCAGACGCTGGGCAAGGAAGTGCGCCTGGTGCTCGAAGGCGAGAACACCGAGGTCGACAAGACGATCATCGAGGAACTCGCGGATCCGCTGACCCACATGATCCGCAACTCGATGGATCACGGGCTCGAGACGCCGGACGAGCGCGTCGAGGCCGGCAAGCCGCGCGAAGGCACGATCAAGCTGGTCGCCGAGCATCGTGCCGGCCGCATCGTGATCTCCGTCACCGATGACGGGCGTGGCATCGGCCGCGACCGGCTTCTGGCCAAGGCTCGCTCGCGAGGCCTCGTCGGCGCCGACGAGCGCCTGCAGCCGGAGGAGATCGATCAGCTCATCTTCGCCGCCGGCCTGTCGACCGCCGAGGTCGTCAGCGACGTCTCCGGCCGCGGCGTCGGCATGGATGTCGTGCGCCGCAACGTGGAATCGCTCGGCGGGCGCATCTCGGTCGATTCCGAGCCGGGCCGGGGCTGCAAGTTCACGCTCGCCTTGCCGCTGACGCTCGCCGTGCTCGAAGGCATGGTGATCCGCTGCGGCGACGACCGCTACGTCATCCCGATCGCCTCGGTGATCGAGACGCAACATCTCGCCTCGACTCCCATCGAGCGCCTGCCCTTCGGCCAGGAAGTCCTGCGCTGGCGCGGCGAGGTCACTCCGCTCTACCGCCTCGGCGACGTGATGGGCTCGATGGGCAAGACCAACGAGAACATCGTGATCATCGCCGAGAACGAGCGCGGCAACAATGTCGGCATCGCCGTGGACGAGATCGTCGGCCAGCAGCAGGTCGTCGTGAAGAGCCTCGAGGCCAATTACGGCGCGGTCAACGGCGCCTCGGCGGCGACGATCCTCGGCGACGGCCTCGTCGCCCTGATCCTGGATATCGACTCGATGCTGCGGCTTGCCGCCTCCGGCAGCCGGAACACCCAATCTGACCTCAAGATGGCTGGATGA
- a CDS encoding methyl-accepting chemotaxis protein, translated as MHALARKLDLPVGAAIPANGDEPAGAGAERAVREIADRFGKLSAEITDIAGRVGDVTQQFDKQTAGLRRVVGAVEQVSQANNAIRQAAEGAQAAASGVRNGLERVTKSVRLGLNAAQADIETLSQEAQSMSQVLAQAVGDAHKARASSDAIQSITREIQLLSINAGVEAARSGEAGKGFAVIAAAVKALAEQTREATAASAAQLDLLVKAVDAVARRSQENAQTAQRAQAGSQTISQQIGEFDSFGRSVVELIGEIEAVSRPTRENAEACAKAGQDLAGLVSGVDASTDNLQQAGQRTEALVAISEGILGSIAASGVRTAQSELIATVMETAGTIGQMFEAALARGELTLPDLFDEAYRPIPGSDPVQHMTRFVALTDRLLPPLQEELLTSNGRIVFCAAVDRNGFLPTHNRKYAQAQGRDPVWNNANCRNRRIFDDRTGLAAARNRKPFLLQSYRRDMGGGQFLVMEDLSAPIMVKGRHWGAFRFGLKV; from the coding sequence ATGCATGCACTGGCTCGCAAGCTCGATCTGCCCGTTGGCGCGGCCATACCGGCCAATGGCGACGAGCCTGCAGGGGCAGGCGCCGAGCGCGCGGTGCGCGAGATCGCAGACCGTTTCGGCAAGCTCAGCGCCGAGATCACCGATATCGCCGGGCGCGTCGGCGACGTCACGCAGCAATTCGACAAGCAGACGGCGGGCCTGCGCCGCGTGGTCGGCGCGGTCGAGCAGGTCTCGCAGGCCAACAACGCGATCCGGCAGGCGGCCGAGGGCGCGCAGGCCGCCGCTTCCGGCGTCCGCAACGGCCTCGAGCGCGTGACGAAATCCGTCCGGCTCGGGCTCAATGCGGCGCAGGCGGATATCGAGACCCTGTCCCAGGAAGCGCAATCGATGTCGCAGGTTCTGGCGCAGGCCGTCGGCGATGCGCACAAGGCGCGGGCGTCGAGCGACGCGATCCAGTCGATCACGCGCGAGATCCAGCTCCTGTCGATCAATGCCGGCGTCGAGGCGGCGCGCAGCGGCGAGGCCGGCAAGGGCTTTGCCGTCATCGCGGCGGCCGTGAAGGCGCTGGCGGAGCAGACCCGCGAGGCGACGGCGGCGAGCGCGGCCCAGCTCGACCTCCTCGTGAAGGCGGTCGATGCCGTCGCCCGCCGCAGCCAGGAAAACGCCCAGACCGCGCAGCGCGCGCAGGCGGGCAGCCAGACGATTTCGCAGCAGATCGGCGAGTTCGACAGCTTCGGCCGCTCGGTGGTCGAACTGATCGGCGAGATCGAGGCGGTGTCGCGGCCGACGCGGGAGAATGCCGAGGCCTGTGCCAAGGCGGGACAGGACCTCGCGGGCTTGGTCAGCGGGGTCGATGCCTCCACCGACAACCTCCAACAGGCCGGGCAGCGTACCGAGGCGCTGGTGGCGATCAGCGAAGGCATTCTGGGCTCGATCGCGGCCTCGGGCGTGCGGACCGCCCAGTCGGAGCTGATCGCGACCGTGATGGAGACGGCTGGCACGATCGGACAGATGTTCGAGGCGGCGCTGGCGCGCGGCGAGCTCACGCTCCCGGACCTGTTCGACGAGGCCTACCGGCCGATCCCCGGCTCGGACCCGGTGCAGCATATGACGCGCTTCGTCGCCCTGACCGACCGGTTGCTGCCGCCGCTGCAGGAAGAGCTTTTGACCTCGAACGGGCGGATCGTGTTCTGCGCGGCGGTGGACCGCAACGGCTTCCTGCCGACGCATAACCGCAAATACGCGCAAGCCCAGGGCCGCGACCCGGTCTGGAACAACGCCAATTGCCGGAACCGGCGCATCTTCGACGACCGGACGGGGCTCGCCGCGGCCCGGAACCGCAAGCCGTTCCTGCTGCAGAGCTATCGGCGCGACATGGGCGGCGGGCAGTTCCTCGTCATGGAGGACCTGTCGGCGCCGATCATGGTGAAGGGGCGGCACTGGGGTGCCTTCCGCTTCGGGCTCAAGGTTTAG
- a CDS encoding superoxide dismutase — protein sequence MTAVSAVSRRGLIGLGAAALAVAAAPKVWAQAAAPAAPAGPFSLPKRAYEANALEPHIDAATMDIHYNRHHAAYVTALNNAAKDNGVIAKASVGELIADLGQLPESIRTLVRNNGGGHANHSMFWEIMAPGAGGAPAGEVAEAITRDLGGFDKFKADFEAAGLRVFGSGWVFVTVDKAGKLALLGKPNQDSPIMDKQMVLLGNDVWEHAYYLKYQNRRADYLKGWWNVVDWKKVNERYAAAKAGKLAL from the coding sequence ATGACCGCAGTTTCCGCCGTCTCCCGCCGTGGCCTGATCGGCCTGGGCGCCGCCGCGCTCGCCGTCGCCGCCGCGCCGAAGGTCTGGGCGCAGGCCGCAGCCCCCGCTGCTCCGGCCGGCCCGTTCTCGCTGCCGAAGCGCGCCTATGAGGCCAATGCGCTGGAGCCGCATATCGACGCGGCCACGATGGACATCCACTATAACCGCCACCATGCGGCCTATGTCACGGCGCTGAACAATGCCGCCAAGGACAATGGCGTCATCGCCAAGGCCTCCGTCGGGGAGCTGATCGCCGATCTCGGCCAGTTGCCCGAGAGCATCCGCACCCTCGTCCGCAACAATGGCGGCGGCCATGCCAACCACAGCATGTTCTGGGAGATCATGGCGCCGGGCGCCGGCGGCGCGCCGGCCGGCGAGGTCGCCGAAGCGATCACCCGCGATCTCGGCGGCTTCGACAAGTTCAAGGCGGATTTCGAGGCGGCTGGCCTGCGCGTCTTCGGCTCGGGCTGGGTCTTCGTCACCGTCGACAAGGCAGGCAAGCTCGCTTTGCTCGGCAAGCCCAATCAGGACAGCCCGATCATGGACAAGCAGATGGTCCTGCTCGGCAACGACGTCTGGGAGCACGCCTATTACCTGAAGTACCAGAACCGCCGCGCCGACTACCTCAAGGGCTGGTGGAACGTGGTCGACTGGAAGAAGGTCAACGAGCGCTATGCCGCCGCCAAGGCGGGCAAGCTCGCGCTCTGA
- a CDS encoding MFS transporter, whose amino-acid sequence MTASAPTASLPQRAMMPVLIALSFTHLLNDMIQSLIPAIYPIIKESYRLDFGQIGLITLTFQVSASLLQPAVGLYTDKHPMPYSMVVGMGFTLSGLIGLAYAGSYGFLLLSAACVGIGSSIFHPEATRMARNASGGRHGLAQGIFQVGGQTGGALGPLLAAFVIVPRGQGSLAWFSVAALVAMMLMVWTAASYARLDRARPPKVAAATAAPARPGKRSVAFAITILIILLFSKNAYSASFSSFYTFYLMGKFGISIQNSQVMLFLFLASSAAGALAGGMLGDRIGRNKIIWFSILGALPFTLVLPYADLFWTGALTIVINLIMSSAFAAILIYALELLPGRVGLVGGFFYGLSFGLGGLAAALLGEFADILGIEMVYKICSFIPLMGLLAWFLPRLSEGTRGAKVGH is encoded by the coding sequence ATGACCGCTAGCGCGCCGACTGCCTCCCTGCCGCAACGCGCCATGATGCCGGTGCTGATCGCGCTGAGCTTCACGCATCTGCTCAACGACATGATCCAGTCGCTGATCCCGGCGATCTACCCGATCATCAAGGAATCCTACCGGCTCGATTTCGGCCAGATTGGCCTGATCACCCTGACCTTCCAGGTCTCGGCCTCGCTGCTGCAGCCGGCCGTCGGACTCTATACCGACAAGCATCCGATGCCCTATTCGATGGTTGTTGGCATGGGTTTCACGCTGTCGGGGCTGATCGGGCTGGCCTATGCCGGCAGCTACGGCTTCCTCCTGCTCTCGGCCGCCTGCGTTGGCATCGGCTCCTCGATCTTCCATCCGGAGGCGACCCGCATGGCGCGTAACGCGTCCGGCGGCCGGCACGGTCTGGCGCAAGGCATCTTCCAGGTCGGGGGCCAGACGGGCGGGGCGCTCGGGCCGTTGCTTGCCGCCTTCGTCATCGTGCCGCGCGGGCAGGGCAGCCTCGCCTGGTTCTCGGTCGCGGCGCTGGTCGCGATGATGTTGATGGTCTGGACCGCGGCGAGCTATGCCCGCCTCGATAGGGCGCGGCCGCCGAAGGTTGCTGCGGCGACCGCTGCGCCGGCGCGGCCGGGCAAGCGCTCGGTCGCCTTCGCGATCACGATCCTGATCATCCTGCTGTTCTCGAAGAACGCCTATTCGGCGAGCTTCTCGTCGTTCTACACCTTCTACCTGATGGGCAAGTTCGGCATCTCGATCCAGAACTCGCAGGTGATGTTGTTCCTGTTCCTCGCCTCTTCGGCGGCGGGAGCGCTGGCCGGCGGCATGCTGGGCGACCGGATCGGCCGCAACAAGATCATCTGGTTCTCGATCCTGGGCGCGCTGCCCTTCACGCTGGTCCTGCCCTATGCGGACCTGTTCTGGACCGGCGCACTGACGATCGTGATCAACCTGATCATGTCGAGCGCCTTCGCCGCGATCCTGATCTATGCGCTGGAACTGCTGCCCGGTCGCGTCGGACTGGTCGGCGGCTTCTTCTACGGGCTGTCCTTCGGGCTCGGCGGGCTTGCCGCCGCGCTGCTCGGCGAGTTCGCCGACATTCTCGGCATCGAGATGGTCTACAAGATCTGCTCTTTCATCCCGCTGATGGGTCTGCTCGCCTGGTTCCTGCCGCGGCTCAGCGAAGGCACGCGCGGGGCGAAGGTCGGGCATTAG